A genomic window from Microbacterium sp. H1-D42 includes:
- a CDS encoding protein phosphatase 2C domain-containing protein, with amino-acid sequence MSAPLLVASGSATHTGRRRALNEDAHLASAPVFVVADGMGGHEAGERASAAVISEFAGLIGRQAAGLDDVRQALARARVAVEELVTTGSSRAGTTLTGIVISSVDGLGYWLAMNIGDSRTYRFADGELEQITVDHSVIQELIDAGELSPEMAATDSRRNIITRAIGGGSSGDADFWLFPAEFGDRMLVCSDGLTAEVSDARIREVLAQQPDPQQAAALLTAEAVEAGGRDNITVIVVDATAVASRPGVVVLSDDVDEATRPRDALNGGVR; translated from the coding sequence GTGAGCGCTCCGCTGCTGGTGGCCTCAGGCTCGGCCACGCACACCGGCAGGCGTCGCGCCCTCAACGAGGACGCGCACCTCGCATCCGCACCGGTGTTCGTCGTCGCCGACGGCATGGGCGGCCACGAGGCGGGCGAGCGGGCCAGCGCCGCCGTGATCAGCGAATTCGCCGGCCTGATCGGGCGGCAGGCGGCGGGACTCGACGACGTGCGCCAGGCGCTCGCGCGTGCGCGCGTCGCCGTCGAAGAGCTGGTGACCACCGGGTCGTCTCGAGCGGGAACGACCCTGACCGGCATCGTCATATCGTCGGTCGACGGGCTCGGCTATTGGCTGGCCATGAACATCGGCGATTCGCGCACCTACCGCTTCGCCGACGGCGAGCTCGAGCAGATCACGGTGGACCATTCCGTGATCCAGGAGCTCATCGATGCGGGCGAGCTCTCACCCGAGATGGCCGCGACGGATTCCCGGCGCAACATCATCACGCGTGCGATCGGCGGCGGCAGCAGCGGCGACGCCGACTTCTGGCTCTTCCCTGCCGAGTTCGGGGATCGGATGCTGGTGTGCTCCGACGGGCTGACCGCCGAGGTCTCGGATGCCCGCATCCGAGAGGTTCTGGCGCAGCAGCCCGACCCGCAGCAGGCGGCCGCACTGCTCACCGCAGAGGCCGTCGAGGCCGGCGGGCGCGACAACATCACCGTCATCGTCGTCGATGCGACAGCGGTGGCTTCGAGGCCGGGGGTGGTCGTCCTCTCGGACGACGTCGATGAGGCCACCCGCCCTCGCGATGCATTGAATGGAGGGGTTCGATGA
- a CDS encoding RDD family protein, which yields MTMLPFGEVAPIQRRVVAYILDALIAAVIPVIGSIIAVGMLVGAATSADPAAAALSVLILLTVLGLLELAWFVVYTLMQAGTGSIGMRAQGLRLASAKDGRPIGFGRALLRNIVFGLAGAIVVGYFSPLFDGSGRFQGWHDKAADAVMLDARRAAPSAYAAPATSGFTSPPMPVPDGPRPPQPFGGPAVPPGFPRPPAPPLPAPVAAPAPTELPDETVIAPRRTDALPDDPLISFVPGVTQQPLAPSAPPAPVAAPAPVAPVAPVVATPASEPAPAAPSAPAAAAPASVTTPPDDLDDDIESTRISIPGHRLVFTWDDGQRASVSGRTVFGRNPDAEAGAAIVAVRDETLSLSKTHFEAGAAPSGGWVMDRQSTNGTVVVRDGVRIACPPGQRVPVRLGDAIEIGDRIVTIGGFA from the coding sequence ATGACGATGCTTCCCTTCGGTGAGGTCGCGCCCATCCAGCGACGGGTGGTGGCGTACATCCTCGATGCGCTCATCGCTGCAGTCATCCCGGTGATCGGCTCGATCATCGCGGTGGGCATGCTGGTCGGCGCCGCCACCAGCGCCGACCCCGCGGCGGCTGCGCTCTCGGTCCTCATCCTGCTGACCGTGCTCGGCCTGCTGGAGCTCGCCTGGTTCGTCGTCTACACCCTGATGCAGGCCGGAACTGGGTCGATCGGCATGCGCGCGCAGGGCCTGCGACTCGCGTCGGCGAAGGACGGCCGCCCGATCGGCTTCGGGCGGGCGCTGCTGCGCAACATCGTGTTCGGTCTGGCCGGCGCGATCGTCGTCGGCTACTTCTCGCCGCTGTTCGACGGCTCAGGCCGCTTCCAGGGCTGGCATGACAAGGCAGCGGATGCTGTGATGCTGGATGCCAGGCGCGCAGCGCCCTCGGCATATGCGGCTCCGGCGACCAGCGGATTCACCTCGCCCCCGATGCCGGTGCCGGACGGGCCGCGCCCGCCGCAGCCGTTCGGCGGACCGGCGGTGCCCCCCGGCTTCCCGAGGCCGCCGGCCCCGCCGCTGCCAGCACCGGTCGCAGCGCCCGCGCCGACCGAGCTGCCGGATGAGACCGTCATCGCCCCGCGCCGCACTGACGCCCTTCCCGACGACCCGCTGATCTCGTTCGTCCCCGGCGTGACGCAGCAGCCGCTGGCCCCGTCAGCGCCGCCCGCTCCCGTCGCGGCGCCCGCTCCGGTCGCGCCTGTGGCCCCGGTCGTCGCGACTCCGGCATCCGAGCCCGCACCGGCGGCCCCGTCCGCACCGGCCGCCGCGGCTCCGGCGTCCGTGACCACCCCGCCCGACGATCTCGATGACGACATCGAGTCGACGCGCATCAGCATCCCTGGGCACCGCCTCGTCTTCACCTGGGACGACGGCCAGCGCGCGTCCGTCTCGGGGCGCACGGTGTTCGGCCGCAACCCCGATGCCGAGGCGGGTGCCGCCATCGTCGCCGTGCGCGACGAGACGCTCTCACTGTCGAAGACGCACTTCGAGGCCGGCGCCGCGCCGTCTGGTGGCTGGGTGATGGACCGTCAGTCCACCAATGGCACCGTCGTCGTGCGTGACGGCGTGCGCATCGCCTGCCCGCCAGGGCAGCGCGTGCCCGTGCGCCTCGGGGATGCGATCGAGATCGGCGACCGCATCGTGACGATCGGCGGCTTCGCGTGA
- a CDS encoding transglutaminase domain-containing protein yields the protein MTATTPSASLRRWVLDIVAVAVLLLVALIGFWPTFAGPSFLVSVIGGMLLGLGIAVVCAWRRWGILIVAGMTIAAYFLFGGALALPYTTIAGVVPTLQTLGGLALGAITSWKQLLTTVAPVSASDGHLLVTFLISLVASVTAASLALRLRQVGWALIPIIVTLVFVIALGVPEPAFPLVQGIVLAAVAVVWMSLRAWWAPQQNAVDVAQVDPTRATHMRMRRLIGGVAIVAVAAGAGVGISAVTTQAQPRHVFRDAIIPPFNIRDYASPLQSFRMNVRDEKTETLFTVEGLPKGARVRLGAMDQWDGTVYNVTDGGPGSSSAFTPLRGGMAPDAEGVPTMLRFAISQYSGAWVPGVSTLDDVTYTGSRGEQLRRSTYVNNATDTMVATATLKKGDTYTVESIVPVAPTDEQLKDADFANVKAHAATYAPEDLANIAAEAVTDAETPIEQARALQTYFSKGGFFSHGLEADVPSRAGHTAERISTLIGSDQMVGDDEQYAVVMALAAGQLGIPARVVMGYYPPAERDGEQVFEATGDDVHAWVEIPFEGVGWVTFDPTPPEDQVPKNQNTKPRVDPKPQVLQPPPPPQEPVDLPPTVPDDREPQDDSPNILGIIGMILAIAGISLGAVLLLLSPFIVIGAWKAAKRRSRRNAANTSDRISGGWDELTDRAVDYGARLAPGGTRVEEAALVASAVAAPTATALADRADSQVFGPGEPTTEEVDAFWSEVDEAVGGMSTSVGFWARMKARLSVRSLSAGSRFTAGMQGLRDAAAARVRREPGNIDSKSKNPESETR from the coding sequence ATGACCGCCACCACGCCATCGGCCTCGCTGCGCCGCTGGGTGCTCGACATCGTCGCCGTCGCGGTGCTGCTTCTGGTCGCACTGATCGGATTCTGGCCCACTTTCGCCGGCCCGAGCTTTCTCGTCTCGGTGATCGGCGGCATGCTGCTCGGTCTCGGCATCGCCGTGGTCTGCGCATGGCGCCGGTGGGGCATCCTCATCGTCGCGGGCATGACCATCGCGGCTTATTTCCTCTTCGGCGGGGCACTGGCCCTTCCGTACACCACGATCGCGGGCGTGGTGCCGACGCTGCAGACCCTCGGCGGCCTCGCGCTCGGCGCCATCACGTCGTGGAAGCAGCTGCTCACGACGGTGGCTCCTGTCTCAGCGTCCGACGGTCATCTGCTCGTCACCTTCCTGATCAGCCTGGTCGCCTCGGTCACGGCGGCATCGCTCGCCCTGCGACTGCGTCAGGTCGGCTGGGCGCTGATCCCGATCATCGTGACCCTCGTGTTCGTGATCGCCCTCGGCGTGCCGGAGCCGGCGTTCCCGCTCGTCCAGGGAATCGTGCTCGCGGCGGTCGCCGTCGTGTGGATGTCGCTTCGGGCCTGGTGGGCGCCGCAGCAGAACGCGGTCGATGTGGCACAGGTCGACCCGACTCGTGCCACGCACATGCGCATGCGCCGGTTGATCGGCGGGGTGGCCATCGTCGCCGTCGCGGCCGGCGCCGGTGTCGGCATCAGCGCGGTCACCACGCAGGCCCAGCCTCGCCACGTCTTTCGCGACGCGATCATCCCGCCGTTCAACATCCGCGACTACGCGAGCCCGCTGCAGTCCTTCCGCATGAACGTGCGCGATGAGAAGACCGAGACGCTCTTCACCGTCGAGGGACTGCCCAAGGGCGCACGCGTGCGCCTCGGCGCCATGGATCAGTGGGACGGCACCGTCTACAACGTCACCGACGGCGGCCCGGGATCATCCAGCGCGTTCACGCCCCTGCGTGGCGGCATGGCGCCGGACGCCGAGGGTGTGCCGACGATGCTGCGATTCGCGATCAGCCAGTACAGCGGTGCCTGGGTGCCCGGCGTCTCGACGCTCGACGACGTCACCTACACCGGCTCGCGCGGCGAGCAGCTGCGTCGCAGCACGTACGTCAACAACGCCACCGACACGATGGTGGCTACGGCGACGCTCAAGAAGGGCGACACCTACACGGTCGAATCGATCGTCCCTGTCGCGCCGACCGACGAGCAGCTCAAGGACGCCGACTTCGCGAACGTCAAGGCGCACGCCGCCACCTACGCGCCGGAGGACCTCGCGAACATCGCCGCCGAGGCGGTGACCGACGCCGAGACCCCGATCGAGCAGGCCCGCGCGCTGCAGACCTACTTCTCCAAGGGCGGCTTCTTCAGCCACGGCCTCGAGGCCGACGTGCCCTCGCGGGCCGGACACACCGCCGAGCGCATCAGCACGCTGATCGGCAGCGATCAGATGGTCGGCGACGACGAGCAGTACGCCGTGGTGATGGCGCTGGCCGCGGGTCAGCTCGGCATCCCGGCACGCGTGGTGATGGGCTACTACCCACCTGCTGAGCGCGATGGCGAGCAGGTCTTCGAGGCCACCGGCGACGACGTGCACGCCTGGGTCGAGATCCCGTTCGAAGGCGTCGGCTGGGTGACCTTCGACCCCACGCCTCCTGAGGACCAGGTTCCCAAGAACCAGAACACCAAGCCGCGAGTCGACCCGAAGCCGCAGGTGCTGCAGCCGCCGCCCCCGCCGCAGGAGCCGGTCGACCTGCCGCCGACGGTGCCGGATGATCGCGAGCCGCAGGACGACTCCCCGAACATTCTCGGAATCATCGGGATGATCCTCGCCATCGCCGGAATCTCGCTTGGCGCTGTGCTGTTGCTGCTTTCGCCGTTCATCGTGATCGGCGCGTGGAAGGCGGCGAAGCGGCGTTCGCGTCGCAACGCGGCGAACACCTCGGATCGCATCAGCGGAGGGTGGGACGAGCTCACCGACCGTGCTGTCGACTACGGCGCACGGCTCGCCCCTGGCGGCACCAGGGTCGAGGAGGCCGCTCTGGTGGCATCCGCCGTCGCCGCGCCGACCGCCACAGCGCTCGCCGACCGCGCAGACAGTCAGGTCTTCGGACCAGGCGAGCCCACCACAGAAGAGGTGGACGCCTTCTGGAGCGAGGTGGACGAGGCAGTCGGAGGCATGAGCACCAGCGTGGGCTTCTGGGCGCGCATGAAGGCGCGCCTGAGCGTCCGCTCGCTCTCGGCAGGCAGCCGGTTCACCGCGGGCATGCAAGGCCTGCGGGATGCCGCGGCTGCGCGCGTGCGCCGAGAACCTGGCAACATCGACAGCAAGAGCAAGAACCCCGAGAGTGAGACCCGATGA
- a CDS encoding FHA domain-containing protein, protein MNQFSYRPGAWQVVVEDGGIVAVPGDVAPERIVRLTRMLQAGTPALTEVIDVLAAGSIATLGSFAVALTPGGAVRFAVRGPVTVRISGAAGADTVSGADVSTWSERFVVDPQGFELVLDEQSDAVAYPIRSGVVLAGSVRSGEPDASADVEAEGAAAVDADEPALVEEPVLVEKSVLAEEPALVDDPAPAEEPADADETPVEDPDSRPELHTLMPTEFTFAPEVAPEPATAPVPEATPALDADALEQTVHKAPSPLLPPPAPPLPPFTPPMPPAPAPPASLGDHDGATISLAEVRRLRAEAGAAAGDPNAPTEMIPTTESPASSHGVVRISTGQVIELDRTVIIGRRPRSTRASGETMPHLVAVDSPQQDISRSHLEIRPEGDSVVVIDLRTTNGSTLIRPGVDPMRLHPGEHTLVLDGDVVDLGDGVTVIFEGLA, encoded by the coding sequence ATGAATCAGTTCTCTTACCGACCGGGGGCGTGGCAGGTGGTCGTCGAGGACGGCGGCATCGTCGCGGTTCCCGGTGACGTCGCACCAGAGCGCATCGTGCGACTGACGCGGATGCTGCAGGCAGGCACCCCCGCGCTCACCGAGGTCATCGACGTGCTCGCCGCCGGATCCATCGCGACTCTCGGCTCGTTCGCCGTCGCGCTCACCCCCGGCGGCGCCGTGCGCTTCGCCGTGCGGGGCCCTGTCACCGTGCGGATCAGCGGCGCGGCTGGTGCGGATACCGTCTCGGGCGCCGATGTCAGCACCTGGAGCGAGCGCTTCGTGGTCGATCCGCAGGGCTTCGAACTGGTGCTGGACGAGCAGTCCGACGCCGTGGCCTACCCGATCCGATCCGGGGTCGTTCTGGCGGGGTCGGTGCGCAGCGGCGAGCCGGACGCGTCGGCGGACGTCGAAGCCGAAGGCGCTGCGGCGGTCGATGCGGACGAACCTGCGCTTGTCGAAGAGCCTGTGCTCGTCGAAAAGTCCGTGCTCGCTGAAGAGCCTGCGCTTGTCGACGATCCGGCGCCGGCCGAAGAGCCCGCAGATGCAGACGAGACGCCGGTTGAGGACCCTGACTCCCGCCCCGAGCTGCACACGCTGATGCCCACCGAGTTCACCTTCGCGCCGGAGGTCGCTCCCGAACCGGCGACCGCTCCCGTCCCTGAGGCCACCCCGGCACTGGACGCCGATGCGCTGGAGCAGACCGTGCACAAGGCGCCTTCGCCGTTGCTGCCCCCGCCGGCACCACCGCTGCCGCCGTTCACCCCGCCGATGCCACCGGCTCCGGCGCCTCCCGCGAGCCTCGGCGACCACGACGGTGCGACGATCTCACTTGCGGAGGTGCGCCGACTGCGTGCCGAGGCGGGTGCGGCTGCGGGTGACCCGAACGCGCCGACCGAGATGATTCCCACCACCGAGAGCCCGGCGTCGTCCCACGGCGTGGTGCGCATCTCGACCGGTCAGGTCATCGAACTCGATCGCACCGTCATCATCGGTCGCCGGCCGCGTTCGACCAGGGCCAGCGGAGAGACCATGCCGCACCTGGTCGCGGTGGACAGCCCGCAGCAGGACATCTCGCGCAGTCACCTCGAGATCCGTCCCGAGGGCGATTCCGTCGTCGTGATCGATCTGCGCACGACCAACGGCTCGACGCTGATCCGCCCTGGTGTCGACCCGATGCGACTGCACCCAGGGGAGCACACGCTCGTGCTCGACGGCGATGTCGTCGACCTCGGCGACGGCGTCACTGTCATCTTCGAGGGGCTGGCGTGA
- a CDS encoding RDD family protein → MIWEIDDGARAIEGLDVHGRADPAYAAALGLIPAPTGRRVLATALELCIVLVLALPGVLVATPVALQIASGSADAARMLERGDLVWPIAAIAISNALVTIFTVLQLLLHGRKGLTIGKATFGIRTVNVRTLERPGFWRGAVVRYLVLAASFLIPLLGPLLVVALSPLFDGERRGRGWLDQAGATWLVDIRRGLNPYDVKRMRIARKTLKTPEHSEKAPLPSLATPLNRDAPAEYVPSGRFSGGVIGAHRVTSTPRRDEAAPATPGVASAPPAPAPGFAPVAPAASSGMVDAVPPPLASGQLLDSFASRASAPAQPAPEQPAPAVRAPAAPAPIPAAQAPAAAAAPVTPAPVTPAPVTPAPAPAVPIAPAPAAAQAVASDPTPSGALSAARAVLVLDTGVRVEVRGATLLGRAPAPVTGEGAVQLVPVADDTLSVSKTHLAFLPARRGVLVVDRGSTNGSSILRAGGEIALAPADPTALQTGDVVRFGDRSLTVERV, encoded by the coding sequence TTGATCTGGGAGATCGACGACGGCGCGCGGGCCATCGAAGGCCTTGACGTGCACGGCCGGGCCGACCCTGCATACGCGGCAGCCCTCGGGCTCATCCCTGCCCCCACTGGCAGGCGGGTGCTCGCCACCGCTCTCGAGCTGTGCATCGTGCTGGTGCTGGCATTGCCAGGGGTCCTCGTCGCGACGCCGGTCGCCCTGCAGATCGCATCCGGATCGGCGGATGCGGCGCGGATGCTGGAGCGCGGCGACCTGGTCTGGCCGATCGCTGCGATCGCGATCTCCAACGCCCTGGTCACGATCTTCACCGTGCTCCAGCTGCTGCTGCACGGGCGCAAGGGGCTGACCATCGGCAAGGCGACCTTCGGCATCCGGACGGTCAACGTGCGCACCCTCGAGCGCCCCGGCTTCTGGCGCGGCGCCGTCGTGCGCTACCTGGTGCTGGCCGCCTCCTTCCTCATCCCGCTGCTCGGACCGCTCCTGGTCGTGGCGCTTTCGCCGCTGTTCGACGGTGAGCGCCGCGGTCGCGGCTGGCTCGATCAGGCCGGAGCGACCTGGCTGGTCGACATCAGGCGCGGACTGAACCCGTACGACGTCAAGCGCATGCGCATCGCGCGCAAGACGCTGAAGACCCCCGAGCACAGCGAGAAGGCTCCGCTGCCGTCGCTGGCCACGCCGCTGAATCGCGACGCCCCTGCCGAGTACGTGCCATCAGGGCGGTTCTCCGGCGGCGTGATCGGCGCACACCGCGTCACCTCGACGCCGCGGCGCGATGAGGCTGCCCCCGCGACTCCCGGTGTCGCGTCCGCTCCGCCCGCACCGGCGCCCGGCTTCGCCCCGGTCGCGCCCGCCGCTTCGTCCGGGATGGTGGATGCTGTGCCCCCGCCGCTCGCGTCCGGCCAGCTGCTCGATTCGTTCGCGTCACGGGCATCCGCCCCGGCACAACCCGCCCCGGAACAACCGGCACCGGCCGTACGCGCCCCGGCGGCCCCAGCTCCGATTCCCGCAGCCCAGGCTCCCGCCGCGGCAGCTGCCCCGGTCACGCCTGCCCCGGTCACGCCTGCCCCGGTCACGCCTGCGCCGGCTCCTGCCGTCCCGATCGCGCCGGCGCCTGCGGCGGCCCAGGCGGTGGCATCCGATCCGACGCCGTCCGGCGCACTCAGCGCCGCACGTGCCGTCCTCGTGCTCGACACCGGCGTGCGCGTGGAGGTGCGAGGAGCGACGCTCCTCGGCCGAGCTCCCGCACCCGTCACCGGCGAAGGCGCCGTGCAGCTCGTTCCCGTGGCCGACGACACCCTGTCGGTGTCCAAGACGCACCTGGCGTTCCTGCCCGCACGTCGGGGAGTGCTGGTCGTCGATCGCGGATCGACCAACGGCAGCAGCATCCTGCGCGCCGGCGGCGAGATCGCTCTGGCGCCAGCAGACCCGACCGCACTGCAGACCGGCGATGTGGTGCGCTTCGGCGATCGCTCACTGACCGTCGAACGCGTATGA
- a CDS encoding serine/threonine-protein kinase has translation MSRPPSPPPQLPGFSYLQPLGAGGFADVFLYEQEMPRRKVAVKVLLADRITTGAAQEFADEANVMAMLSTHPAIVTIYQASVAGDGRPYLVMEYCPRPNLQVRARKAPFSVAEALRVGIQVAGAVETAHRAGVLHRDIKPANILVTEYNRPALTDFGIASTAGAVTESAGMSIPWSPPESFAEPPRSGTRTDVYALGATIYTLLAGRSPFERPGERNTSADLIERIERMAVPPLERPDSPASLQAVLTRAMSKNADDRYPSAVAFARALQKVQIELAHSVTPIDIVDEHPSADELKDDDDGLTRVREVVSIAPDAPGMTRPSAMTEPRHVPRANVPLFESPEAAAAVDQTQRRPSPQAAPPAADDERTQLRPPTVVAPVASSAAVPATPVESASTTPPAASDDTTVRSRRRWIGWTAAAATVVVALGAFLWFSDDITNALIPTPKVSEAASPEPQDVVSAIIPPVSDLKGTRDGDVVSFSWTNDDPKEGDSFIWQEITLDGPQPAESTESTNVKLDGAHPQETCIEVTLVRDGGRPSQPVRDCVK, from the coding sequence GTGAGCAGGCCGCCGTCACCGCCACCGCAGCTGCCAGGCTTCTCGTACCTGCAGCCGCTCGGCGCCGGCGGATTCGCCGACGTGTTCCTGTACGAGCAGGAGATGCCGCGCCGCAAGGTCGCGGTGAAGGTGCTGCTCGCCGATCGGATCACGACGGGTGCTGCGCAGGAGTTCGCCGACGAGGCGAACGTGATGGCGATGCTCTCGACGCACCCGGCCATCGTCACCATCTATCAGGCCAGTGTCGCCGGCGACGGTCGCCCGTACCTGGTGATGGAGTACTGCCCCCGCCCGAACCTGCAGGTGCGCGCCCGCAAGGCGCCGTTCTCGGTCGCCGAGGCGCTGCGTGTCGGCATCCAGGTCGCGGGAGCCGTGGAAACAGCACACCGCGCCGGTGTGCTGCACCGCGATATCAAGCCGGCGAACATCCTGGTGACCGAGTACAACCGTCCGGCTCTCACGGACTTCGGCATCGCGTCGACTGCCGGCGCGGTGACCGAGTCGGCCGGCATGTCGATCCCGTGGTCTCCGCCTGAGTCGTTCGCCGAGCCGCCGCGCAGCGGCACGCGCACGGACGTCTACGCCCTCGGTGCGACGATCTACACGCTGCTCGCGGGCCGGTCGCCGTTCGAGCGTCCCGGTGAGCGCAACACCAGCGCCGACCTGATCGAGCGCATCGAGCGCATGGCTGTGCCGCCCCTGGAACGCCCCGATTCACCGGCGAGCCTGCAGGCGGTGCTCACCAGAGCGATGTCGAAGAACGCCGACGACCGCTACCCGAGCGCGGTCGCGTTCGCGCGTGCGCTGCAGAAGGTGCAGATCGAACTCGCGCACTCGGTGACGCCGATCGACATCGTCGACGAGCATCCGTCGGCCGACGAGCTCAAGGACGATGACGACGGACTGACCCGCGTGCGCGAAGTCGTCTCGATCGCTCCCGATGCGCCCGGCATGACCCGTCCCTCGGCGATGACCGAGCCGCGCCACGTGCCCCGCGCGAACGTACCGCTGTTCGAGAGCCCAGAGGCGGCTGCCGCCGTCGACCAGACGCAGCGTCGTCCATCGCCGCAGGCCGCACCGCCCGCTGCCGACGATGAGCGCACGCAGCTGCGACCGCCGACCGTGGTCGCGCCGGTCGCGAGCTCCGCCGCGGTCCCCGCCACACCTGTGGAGTCCGCTTCGACGACCCCGCCTGCGGCATCCGATGACACCACGGTGCGCAGCCGGCGCCGCTGGATCGGCTGGACCGCCGCGGCAGCGACCGTGGTGGTGGCGCTTGGTGCCTTCCTCTGGTTCAGCGACGACATCACGAATGCGCTGATCCCCACTCCGAAGGTCAGCGAAGCCGCATCGCCAGAACCGCAGGACGTCGTATCGGCGATCATCCCGCCGGTGTCAGATCTGAAGGGCACGCGCGACGGCGACGTCGTGAGCTTCTCATGGACCAACGACGACCCGAAGGAGGGCGACTCGTTCATCTGGCAGGAGATCACCCTCGACGGGCCGCAGCCCGCCGAGAGCACCGAGTCGACGAACGTGAAGCTGGACGGCGCGCACCCGCAGGAGACGTGCATCGAGGTCACCCTCGTGCGCGACGGCGGTCGCCCCTCCCAGCCGGTGCGGGATTGTGTGAAATGA
- a CDS encoding DUF58 domain-containing protein, whose protein sequence is MSEGTIAVPVTGEHEAGWRDVAAMIGARALHRLQLIASVVRPLGWMLLALAVLLWGTGALLGWLELVIAASVLGVVLVICAAFLVGRTAYDVSLDLARTRVVVGERAIGALTLANRGERAILPSRVVLPVGGGRGDFSIQRLAGGQQAEELFAIPTQRRGVVKVGPVSVVRGDPLGVFERAHRRDDPVDLYVHPKTVHFGGQSLGFLRDLEGLPAADLSRDDVSFHALLEYQPGDDLRHVHWRSTARTGTMMVRQFEETRRSHFVIGLSRSRGDYRSDEEFELAVSSAGSIGLRALRDSQRVDVRVQGRELASGTGKRLLDSLSMVTQSKPREGGISDLAGVLAATMPLASVVVLVCGSAVRAEDLRLACSRLPFGARALAIVVQDDLDQPALRRIGDADVITIGALNQLPLALQKVLV, encoded by the coding sequence ATGTCGGAAGGGACGATCGCGGTACCCGTCACGGGTGAGCACGAGGCGGGCTGGCGCGACGTCGCAGCCATGATCGGTGCGCGCGCGCTGCACCGACTGCAGCTGATCGCGTCGGTGGTGCGTCCGCTGGGGTGGATGCTGCTGGCACTCGCCGTGCTGCTCTGGGGCACCGGAGCGCTGCTCGGCTGGCTCGAGCTGGTCATCGCCGCATCCGTTCTCGGTGTGGTGCTGGTGATCTGCGCCGCTTTCCTGGTCGGCCGCACCGCGTATGACGTCTCGCTGGACCTCGCGCGCACCCGCGTCGTCGTCGGCGAGCGGGCGATCGGCGCGCTGACCCTCGCGAACCGTGGTGAGCGGGCGATCCTGCCCTCCCGCGTGGTGCTGCCGGTGGGCGGCGGACGCGGTGACTTCTCGATCCAGCGTCTCGCGGGCGGGCAGCAGGCCGAAGAGCTGTTCGCGATCCCCACCCAGCGCCGCGGTGTGGTCAAGGTCGGTCCCGTCAGCGTGGTGCGAGGCGATCCACTCGGCGTCTTCGAGCGTGCGCACCGCCGCGACGACCCTGTCGATCTGTACGTGCATCCGAAGACCGTCCACTTCGGGGGACAATCGCTCGGCTTCCTGCGCGACCTCGAAGGGCTGCCTGCAGCCGACCTATCGCGTGACGACGTGTCGTTCCACGCACTGCTGGAGTATCAGCCCGGTGACGATCTGCGTCATGTGCACTGGCGCTCGACGGCACGCACCGGCACCATGATGGTGCGCCAGTTCGAAGAGACCCGGCGCTCGCACTTCGTGATCGGGCTGTCGCGTTCGCGCGGCGACTACCGAAGTGACGAGGAGTTCGAACTCGCCGTCTCGAGCGCAGGCTCGATCGGGCTGCGAGCGCTGCGCGACTCGCAGCGCGTCGATGTGCGGGTGCAGGGCCGCGAGCTGGCCTCCGGCACCGGGAAGCGCCTGCTCGATTCGCTGTCGATGGTCACCCAGTCCAAGCCCCGAGAAGGCGGCATCTCCGACCTCGCCGGCGTGCTCGCCGCGACCATGCCGCTCGCCAGCGTCGTCGTGCTCGTGTGCGGCTCGGCCGTGCGCGCTGAAGATCTTCGCCTGGCCTGCTCCCGACTGCCGTTCGGCGCACGCGCGCTGGCCATCGTCGTGCAGGACGACCTCGATCAGCCCGCGCTGCGCCGGATCGGCGACGCGGACGTCATCACGATCGGCGCGCTGAATCAGCTGCCCCTCGCACTTCAGAAGGTTCTCGTATGA